The proteins below are encoded in one region of Juglans microcarpa x Juglans regia isolate MS1-56 chromosome 4D, Jm3101_v1.0, whole genome shotgun sequence:
- the LOC121260294 gene encoding uncharacterized protein LOC121260294, with protein MRDHSKSPHFQNQEEEAAEEALALCHLPVDDNNNENDNQHNCCNNDSKCLSNHNPRSRSEPPDIFEFFSDFSSDMCPADDIFFCGKLVPFEGKSPPTHDQTPKTSATDENQTRKTHCRRRCESLSKLQSPVTGFNTSIASTTKLMRNSRSLDYRKLHPSSISMISTAPEIERNPSVRSVGKYDIALKKAAKPRWYLLMFGMVKFPPEMELSDIKNRQVRRNAPSTLFPPPLDFNRNLPVSRSSSTKGSWRFLRALSCKDHASVTVTASFCFPDE; from the coding sequence ATGAGAGATCATTCTAAGAGTCCTCATTTTCAAaaccaagaagaagaagcagcagaaGAGGCGCTCGCCCTTTGCCACCTTCCAGTCGATGATAACAACAACGAGAATGATAATCAGCACAATTGTTGCAACAACGATTCCAAATGCTTGTCCAACCACAATCCACGATCACGCTCTGAGCCCCCCGATATCTTCGAGTTCTTCAGCGACTTCAGCTCCGATATGTGTCCAGCCGACGACATCTTCTTCTGCGGAAAACTCGTGCCCTTTGAAGGAAAATCTCCTCCCACTCATGATCAAACCCCCAAAACATCAGCCACCGACGaaaaccaaacaagaaaaacGCATTGTCGCCGAAGATGCGAGTCATTATCCAAGCTACAAAGCCCCGTAACTGGATTCAACACTAGTATAGCTAGCACTACTAAGCTCATGAGGAACAGCCGCTCTTTGGATTATAGAAAGCTCCACCCGAGTTCCATTTCCATGATCTCCACGGCACCGGAAATAGAGCGAAACCCATCCGTAAGGAGCGTTGGAAAGTATGATATAGCGCTTAAAAAGGCGGCGAAGCCTCGTTGGTACTTGTTGATGTTTGGAATGGTGAAGTTTCCACCGGAGATGGAACTTAGTGATATAAAGAATCGACAGGTTCGGCGGAACGCTCCTTCGACGCTGTTTCCTCCACCGCTTGATTTTAACAGGAATCTGCCGGTGAGCCGGAGCTCTTCCACTAAGGGGTCTTGGAGGTTTCTTAGAGCATTGAGCTGCAAGGACCATGCAAGTGTGACGGTAACGGCGTCGTTTTGCTTTCCAGATGAGTGA